GCAATGGAGCACCTGTGCGATAGGCTTGCAGCATTTCGGAAGGCGTAAAGGTCCCTGGAATTATGGCAACATTCATCTCTTTTGCCGCAGTAATTACATCGGGATCCGTTACTGGAGAAACAAGGAATTTTGCGCCGCGCGAGACCGCTTCTCGCGCGCTTTCAACGCTCAGAACTGAACCCGCGCCCACAATCAAATCCGAATGCCACGAGAAATCCTTAATAAGATCCATCGCCCCGGGAATGGTCAGAGTAAATTCGATAATCCGGAACCCTCCGAGAACTGCCGCCTCCATTGCGCGTTTTGCCGCTTCCTGATTGTTCGTCCGCAACACAGCGCTGCATCGTTCTTGCCACAATACATCCAGAAACTCATCCGTTTTCATAACGTGCCGATTCTATCATGTGAATGGAATTCTTTCTTGGCGGGCTTGGCGCCTTGGCGGTTAAATTACGGAACAAACTCGAAACGATTGAAGACGACTTCTACCTCTGAGCCGTTGGAAGGACCGCGGCCGCGGAATAGCCAGAGGTTGATGCGAGCATTTTCATCGCCAGGCGTCGGGATTCCGGAGGTGAAGGTCCATTCCTGCACGATATCGGACGGCGCCGGCGGAAGAGAATGACCTTTGACGCTCTGACAAAACACGGAGCCGTTTTGCCACCGGAAGCTATGCATCGACAAAGGTGAACCGGCCGGCCACTCGAACCGGTGAATATTTTGAGGGACATCATAAGGTTGCACTACATACTGGGCGTTCTGATTATTGGCGTTTCCCCACCGGGACATTTCAATATCGAGCTCGATGTGGTTTTGCGCAGGATTATCACTCCATGTGAATAGGCCTAGCACGACATTGCGGTCCAGATTATCCACAGCGGAATCTAAATAAAAACGATAAGTACCGTAGCCCAGGTTCTGATTCAGAATCACTTCTGAACAGTGCCATTTTCCTTTGTTCTTGCGAATCTTCATGTGCAGTTTCCCGAAACTGTCCACCCAAACACTCTGTGTTGAATCGGAAAAATAGTTCGGTCCCGGTCCTACACGTCCGTGGCTGGTTTTTACACTCCAGACGTAACCTGAAAAGACGATTTGCCGGGGGTAGGCAGCCAGAAGGGTTGTGGCGAACCATAACACGACTAGCGCCAGCCCCGCGCATACTCTCGCTCGCATTGCGGAAATTGTACCATTTTCCCTTCCTTCTTTGAAACAATTCGCTACAATTGTTCAGATGAACCGGGGACTCTGGCTGGCTCCTGCTATATCTATAGTACTATACTTCCTTCCAATTCCACTCAGTCCTGAAGGACACAGGATGCTCGCAATCCTGGGGCTCGCAACAACTTTGTGGGTTAGCGAGGCGCTGCCTTTGCCGGCTACCGCTTTGTTAATCGCGGTGCTGGTGATTCTTTTTGGAATCGCTCCCGCCTCGGAAGTTTTTTCCATTTTTGCCGATCCGCTCTTGTTTCTTTTTATCGGGAGTTTTATGCTCGCCGAGGCGATGCAAGTGCATGGCCTTGACCGGCGGCTGGCGCACGGAATCCTTCGCGCTCGCTGGGTGCGCGCGAGAGCGGGCCGCATGGTTTTTGTGTACTGCTCCATTTCCTTTTTGATTTCGATGTGGGTCAGCAATACTGCCACAACGGCCATGCTCTATCCGATCGGTTTATCAATGATCCGGATTTTTGAGGAACAAGACCGGAAAACGCTTGCCCCGCTCATCCTTTTGATGACCTCCTTTGGGTCTTCGATCGGAGGCATGGCGACTCCGGTGGGAACGCCTCCGAATTTAATCGGCATTGGATTTCTGCGGGAGCTTGCTGGAACTTCGATCACATTTGGTCAATGGATGAAAACCGCGGTTCCTATTTCTGTCGCAACTTTTCTCGGGATCTATTTTGGTATGCGTCTGTTCTATTCCAACAAGGCTCTTCAAGATCCGATGCCGGAACTTTCCACGGAAAGCGTGAGCGCCGAACAACGCCGGGCGCAGAATAATGTTGCCCTTGCTTTTGGCATTACCGTGTTCTTGTGGTTGTTACCAAGCTTTTCCATGCTCTTTGGCGCGGATGTTAAATGGTGGGAGAGCCGTCTTCCGGAATCGGTTGTAGCCATCATCGGAGCGCTGTTGCTGTTTTTGTTGCCGGTCAATTGGAAGGAACGCAAGTTTACGATCACATGGAAGCAAGCTCAAAATATTAACTGGGGCATTATTCTTCTTTTCGGCGGGGGGCTGGTTCTCGGCAAATTCCTTTTTAAAACAGGGGTGGCAGAGTATCTGGGTGACTCATTGGCCGCAATCTATCCCTTTGATTCTGAATTCATGTATCTTTTGTTGTTCACTCTGCTTGCCGTGTTCATTTCGGAATTTACATCAAATACAGCTTCAGCCACTTTGATCCTTCCGATCTGTATTGCAGTTTGCCAGGCGGTTTCGATCGATCCTTTTCGTCCGGCCCTTGCAGCGACGCTCGCGTCCAGCCTCGGCTTTATGCTTCCCGTTTCCACGGCGCCCAATGCAATCGTGTTTGGATCCGGGATGATTCCAATTCAAACGATGATTCGTTACGGTGTTTTGCTCGATTTGATCGGCGCGTTTTTAGTTGCGGTCGGAGTTTATTTCGTGGCGTAGCGGAGTTTTACTCCCAGGTAACTGTACGCCCATGATTCTCCTTTTGCAGATACGCCATCAGCGGCTTGAAATATTCGAGCATGGCTCGCGTGCTCAACTCCTCTCCCGTTTTTTCTTTCAGAACTTCCCGCCAATCGCGAGTTTGGCCGAGCTTCAATAAGTCCCACAGAAATTTTCCTACCTCTTTATTCCCATAGTAGTTCGCGTTGTTCGGATCCGTCTTCAAGATCTTCCGGGAAATATGGTCATGGAGTTGATACTTGATCGCGGCTGCAAGCGCATAGTCGTAGTACTGGGCCGGATCATCATTAATGTGTGTTTTCGTTGCGGGATCGCAAAATTGTTCTGCGCGAGGTTCCGGTGGAGCCACGCCCTGATATTTGGCAACGTATTCCCACCATCGTTTGTTGTATTCATCCGGTGAAAGACTTTTCTCGTAGAAATCGTACTCCCATCCGGTCATAACGCCGGCAGACCAAGGAATAAAAATCACTTCATCCAGCGCCTGATTCAAAAGCCATTTGTTCTGGTCGATTTTCTGATCCACGGGAAGCAAACCGATTTCGCGTAAATAAGGTTCCTGGGATGCTGCAATCTTGATCAAATCTCCGATTCCTTCATGAAAAGCGCGGTTGGCGCCTTCACGAAGCGTGAGCGGCACTTCCGGAGTGGAGTACGCGAGGTAATAATAGATGTGGCCCAGCTCATGATGCGTCGTTCCAAACCAGTTGAAATCCGGTTTCACACTCATCAGTGAACGAACGTCCTTGTCCAGATCGATATGCCAGGCGCTCGCATGCGTGTTCTTTTTTCGCTTGGAGCCAGGTGGTAAATCGTAAAGATCGGATTTCTCCCAAAAACTTTTTGGAAGCACCGGCATTCCCATGGATGTGTAGAATTTCTCTGCCTGTTGAATCACCCATTCTTTTGATTTGCTCTTAAAGAGTGGATCCAGATCGACGCCTTCCACGATTCCCGGCCAATCTTGCGACCAGCGGTTTCCCAGCCAGTGCGCGGGAATCATTTTGGGCACCGGTTGTTTGTATCTGGCGGCCAGCTCGTGCTTGGTCCATGTGTGCAATTGCTGATAGAGTGGCTTCAAATCCGCTACCAGTTTTTGAGTCAGAGCCATCATTTCGGGGACTGTCATTCCATAATCGGAGACTTCCAGAGCAAAGTAAGATGAGTATCCCGTTTCTTTGGCGATCCGGTTTCGCAACTTTTGCAGCTCAATCAAGCCGGGTTTTAGTGCGATACCTGATTCTTTCGAAACTTCCCATATTTTTTCCCGCTGCTCCAGATCGCGTGAATCCTTCAGGATGTCATCAATTTGGTTTGTCGTGATCGGCTTTAGACATTTATCTCCTTCCTTTTGTTCACAAAAAACAAAACCATCCAAAGTCGCGCTCTGCTTCGCCTCAGCGGCAACGCGTTCGCTCACGATATCGGAAATGGTGCCGGGCGCATGAGCGCCGTAATACAGAATCTTTTCAATCTGCCGCGCTTCGAGCGGCTTTAGTTGATCCTTGGATTTCAAGAAATTTCTGCTTCGGTCCAGGATGTATGTGCTTCCCTGAAAGGCTGCCAATGCCTTATCTGCTCCAATTCTTTCGCCCGTATGGATTTCGCTGACATCCGTTCCGGCGGCCCAGTAGGCTTCAGAGTTTACGGTATAAAGCCTTTGATAAAGGCTGTCATACATTTTAAGAAATTCCTCCATCGCCTGGTATTGGGAGAAAGCGACCGCGCAAATTGAAAGTAGAACGACGACAACAAGTTTCGTTTTCAGCATGGAATACTCCTGGTTTACCGCAGAGTGCGCTGAGGTCGCAGAGAATAAAAAAACTAGGAGATAAATCGGATCGACAGGATAGAACTGATATTTTTATTTATATTGAGCTTCATCCTGCCTATCGCCCCGATTCGGTTTATCACCTTATTTCTTTTTCCTTTTGCTGCGATCTCTGCGTTCTCTGCGGTAAGAGACTTAAAAGTAGCAACAAAAGTGTAGCAAAGCAACGAATGTTAAAATGGTTGCAATGTATCGATTCTTCGCGATTCCATTGACTGCCATTTTACTGTTCATCCTCTGCGGGTGCGTGGAAATAGAAGTGAATACGAAGATCAATGATGACGGCAGCGGGACGCAGCGCTGGAGATTCACCGGTAGCGCTTTGCTTTCCTCAGATATGAAGAAGCAGGTGCAGAGCAATCGATTCTTCGGTAAGTCTGTGACCCGGGATGAATATAAGGAAGGAGACTACATCCTCGAAGCGGACTTGAATTTTCGGGATGTTAGCGAGCTTCGAGATTCGGATCGCGATATTCGTTTTGAGACCAAAGGACTACTCGTGAAAACCCACACTTACACGGAAGTTTGGAAGAGAAGCGGGAATGCTTCCGGTCTTCTGGCACAACACGCGCACGGCATCGTTCCTGTGACGCTGAAGATTGGGATTGAATTACCCGGAAAGATTATTGAAACGAATGCCGACTGGAAGGAAGGCTCTTTTGCCAGGTGGACGGTGCCGGTTACCGATCTAGCTTCCGCCAAAATGTTGGTTGCAAAATCCCGGAGCCTGAACTGGTTTCTGCTGATTCCTGCAGCAGGGGCGCTGGTGATAGCGTTTGCAGGGCTTATCATTTTCGCTTATTCCGCGACCAGGAAGAAAACACTTCCTGTCGCACCTTCGGTTGTTTGCGCAGCATGCGGGGCAAACGTTCCGGGTGGTTCAGCCTTTTGCAACTTTTGCGGGAATAAAATGAATTAAGTAAGATAGAGAGCGCGTTTCAGAGCAAGAGCGAGACAGGGGGAGTATAACTTGGAATCCCTGATTCCGGTGGTTCTTGCGGAAGAAGAACCGGATACGATATCGGTAGTCACATTATTCCTGTCTGAACTAAAAGAAGTTCGACTGACGATTGCTTCTTCCGCGGAAGAAACACTGCTAAAGATTTCTGAATCGGAAGCCGCTCTTGTTTTGTTTGCTGATGGATTGCAAGGACTGAATAGTTTGCAAACCGTTCGCAAAATTCATAACAATTCTCCCTCAACGTACGTTGTTGTGTCGTTACTTACCCACGATCCGAGCCGTTTGAGCGAATTCATGGTTTCAGGCGCCAACGACTGCATTGTGAAGGACGCGCAATACGTCCCGAACCTGGTCCAGGCAGTAAAGAAAGGGCTGAATAGAATCGCCGAGCGGAAGTCCTTTTCCATTTCTC
The genomic region above belongs to bacterium and contains:
- a CDS encoding M2 family metallopeptidase yields the protein MLKTKLVVVVLLSICAVAFSQYQAMEEFLKMYDSLYQRLYTVNSEAYWAAGTDVSEIHTGERIGADKALAAFQGSTYILDRSRNFLKSKDQLKPLEARQIEKILYYGAHAPGTISDIVSERVAAEAKQSATLDGFVFCEQKEGDKCLKPITTNQIDDILKDSRDLEQREKIWEVSKESGIALKPGLIELQKLRNRIAKETGYSSYFALEVSDYGMTVPEMMALTQKLVADLKPLYQQLHTWTKHELAARYKQPVPKMIPAHWLGNRWSQDWPGIVEGVDLDPLFKSKSKEWVIQQAEKFYTSMGMPVLPKSFWEKSDLYDLPPGSKRKKNTHASAWHIDLDKDVRSLMSVKPDFNWFGTTHHELGHIYYYLAYSTPEVPLTLREGANRAFHEGIGDLIKIAASQEPYLREIGLLPVDQKIDQNKWLLNQALDEVIFIPWSAGVMTGWEYDFYEKSLSPDEYNKRWWEYVAKYQGVAPPEPRAEQFCDPATKTHINDDPAQYYDYALAAAIKYQLHDHISRKILKTDPNNANYYGNKEVGKFLWDLLKLGQTRDWREVLKEKTGEELSTRAMLEYFKPLMAYLQKENHGRTVTWE
- a CDS encoding 2-dehydro-3-deoxyphosphogluconate aldolase, which gives rise to MKTDEFLDVLWQERCSAVLRTNNQEAAKRAMEAAVLGGFRIIEFTLTIPGAMDLIKDFSWHSDLIVGAGSVLSVESAREAVSRGAKFLVSPVTDPDVITAAKEMNVAIIPGTFTPSEMLQAYRTGAPLQKVFPDPPGGPKYIRACLGPMPFLRLVPSHAGVDATNALAYLEAGAYAVAFVTYLFDPQDILQAKFERIEERARSLRQLIASARNASSSRAPASPRV
- a CDS encoding SLC13 family permease is translated as MNRGLWLAPAISIVLYFLPIPLSPEGHRMLAILGLATTLWVSEALPLPATALLIAVLVILFGIAPASEVFSIFADPLLFLFIGSFMLAEAMQVHGLDRRLAHGILRARWVRARAGRMVFVYCSISFLISMWVSNTATTAMLYPIGLSMIRIFEEQDRKTLAPLILLMTSFGSSIGGMATPVGTPPNLIGIGFLRELAGTSITFGQWMKTAVPISVATFLGIYFGMRLFYSNKALQDPMPELSTESVSAEQRRAQNNVALAFGITVFLWLLPSFSMLFGADVKWWESRLPESVVAIIGALLLFLLPVNWKERKFTITWKQAQNINWGIILLFGGGLVLGKFLFKTGVAEYLGDSLAAIYPFDSEFMYLLLFTLLAVFISEFTSNTASATLILPICIAVCQAVSIDPFRPALAATLASSLGFMLPVSTAPNAIVFGSGMIPIQTMIRYGVLLDLIGAFLVAVGVYFVA